Proteins from a genomic interval of Pseudomonas versuta:
- the pcaF gene encoding 3-oxoadipyl-CoA thiolase, protein MMREVFICDAIRTPIGRFGGGLATVRADDLAAAPIRALIERNPGVNWNEVDEVFFGCANQAGEDNRNVARMAALLAGLPETIPGVTLNRLCASGMDAIGTAFRAIASGEMELAIAGGVESMSRAPFVMGKADAAFSRNMKLEDTTIGWRFINPLMKAQHGVDAMPQTADNVADDYHISRADQDAFALRSQQRTAAAQAAGYFAEEIVPVRIAHKKGETIVEHDEHPRADTTLETLSKLKPVNGPDKTVTAGNASGVNDGAAALILASADAVKRHGLTARARVLGMASAAVAPRVMGIGPVPAVRKLVERLGLAVSDFDVIELNEAFASQGLAVLRELGLADDAPQVNPNGGAIALGHPLGMSGARIVLTALHQLEKTGGKKGLATMCVGVGQGLALAIERV, encoded by the coding sequence CTGATGCGTGAAGTTTTTATCTGCGATGCCATTCGTACCCCTATCGGCCGTTTTGGTGGAGGCCTGGCAACCGTTCGTGCCGATGACCTGGCGGCAGCCCCGATACGGGCACTGATCGAACGTAACCCCGGGGTGAACTGGAATGAAGTTGACGAGGTGTTTTTCGGTTGCGCCAACCAGGCCGGCGAAGACAACCGCAACGTGGCACGAATGGCCGCTCTGCTGGCCGGGCTGCCGGAAACCATTCCGGGCGTGACCCTCAACCGGCTATGTGCCTCGGGCATGGATGCCATCGGTACGGCTTTCCGGGCAATTGCCAGTGGCGAGATGGAGCTGGCGATCGCTGGCGGTGTCGAGTCGATGTCCCGTGCGCCATTTGTAATGGGCAAGGCCGACGCTGCCTTCTCGCGCAATATGAAACTCGAAGACACCACCATCGGCTGGCGCTTTATCAACCCGCTGATGAAAGCTCAGCACGGTGTCGACGCGATGCCGCAAACCGCTGATAACGTCGCTGATGACTACCACATCTCGCGTGCCGATCAGGACGCTTTCGCCCTGCGTAGCCAGCAACGCACAGCTGCAGCCCAGGCTGCCGGCTACTTTGCTGAGGAGATCGTGCCGGTGCGTATTGCGCATAAAAAGGGTGAAACCATCGTTGAGCACGATGAGCATCCACGCGCCGATACCACCCTTGAAACCTTGAGCAAGCTCAAGCCGGTCAATGGTCCGGACAAAACCGTGACTGCCGGTAATGCTTCAGGGGTGAACGATGGCGCCGCGGCACTGATTCTGGCCTCGGCTGATGCCGTCAAACGTCACGGGCTGACCGCCCGTGCCCGGGTGTTGGGCATGGCCAGCGCCGCAGTGGCACCGCGGGTGATGGGTATCGGTCCGGTGCCTGCAGTGCGCAAGCTGGTGGAACGTCTGGGCCTGGCCGTTAGCGATTTTGACGTGATTGAGCTCAATGAAGCCTTCGCCAGCCAGGGCCTGGCGGTACTGCGCGAGTTAGGGCTGGCGGACGATGCGCCCCAGGTCAATCCCAATGGCGGAGCGATTGCCTTGGGCCATCCGTTGGGTATGAGCGGTGCGCGGATTGTGCTGACCGCTTTGCATCAGCTGGAAAAAACCGGTGGCAAAAAAGGCCTCGCCACCATGTGTGTAGGGGTCGGACAAGGCCTCGCACTGGCCATCGAGCGGGTTTGA
- a CDS encoding 3-carboxy-cis,cis-muconate cycloisomerase, protein MSDRGNNQLFDAYFTAESMGEVFSDHGRVQAMLDFESALARAQARVGLIPQAAVAPIEGACRAELYDFEALGQAIASAGNSAIPLVKALGKQIAQAAPEAERYVHLGATSQDVMDSGLVLQLRSALGLIEQDLAQLGAVLAQQALRYATTPLAGRTWLQQATPVTLGMKIAGWLGAVTRSRQRLKELKPRLLCLQFGGASGTLAALGDQAMPVAQALAQELGLSLPDQPWHTQRDRLVEFAAVLGLIAGSLGKVGRDLSLLMQTEAGEVFEPAAPGKGGSSTMPHKRNPVGAAVLISAATRVPGLLSTLFSAMPQEHERSLGLWHAEWETLPEICCLVSGALVQALNIAQGLEVDAERMLHNLDLTHGLVLAEAVSIVLAQRVGRETAHHLLEQCCKRAVAEQRHLRSVLDDEPQISAQLSAQELDRLLDPANYLGQAVTWVERARAEHFALTP, encoded by the coding sequence ATGAGTGACCGAGGGAACAATCAACTGTTCGATGCCTACTTCACGGCCGAGTCCATGGGTGAGGTGTTTTCTGATCATGGCCGGGTGCAGGCCATGCTCGACTTTGAATCGGCGCTGGCCCGGGCGCAGGCGCGGGTCGGCCTGATCCCTCAGGCAGCCGTTGCGCCGATTGAGGGGGCGTGTCGCGCTGAGCTGTATGACTTTGAGGCGTTGGGCCAGGCGATTGCCAGCGCCGGGAACTCGGCCATTCCATTGGTCAAGGCACTGGGCAAACAGATTGCACAGGCGGCTCCCGAGGCTGAGCGCTATGTGCATTTGGGGGCAACCAGCCAGGATGTGATGGACAGTGGCCTGGTGCTGCAACTGCGCTCAGCCCTGGGCTTGATTGAGCAGGATCTGGCGCAATTGGGGGCCGTGCTCGCGCAACAGGCTTTGCGGTATGCGACCACGCCCCTGGCGGGACGAACCTGGTTGCAGCAGGCGACTCCGGTCACCCTTGGTATGAAAATCGCTGGCTGGCTGGGGGCAGTTACTCGCAGCCGTCAGCGCCTTAAGGAATTAAAGCCACGCTTGCTGTGCCTGCAATTTGGCGGCGCTTCTGGAACGTTGGCGGCCCTGGGCGATCAGGCCATGCCGGTGGCGCAAGCCTTGGCCCAGGAGCTGGGGCTGAGCCTGCCCGATCAACCGTGGCACACCCAACGTGATCGTCTGGTGGAGTTTGCTGCGGTGCTGGGTTTGATCGCAGGCAGCCTCGGTAAGGTGGGGCGTGATCTCAGCTTGCTGATGCAGACCGAAGCCGGGGAGGTGTTTGAGCCCGCGGCACCGGGCAAGGGTGGCTCTTCGACCATGCCACACAAGCGCAACCCGGTGGGGGCGGCAGTGTTGATCAGTGCTGCTACACGGGTTCCGGGCTTGCTGAGCACCCTGTTCAGCGCCATGCCCCAGGAGCACGAACGCAGCCTGGGCTTGTGGCACGCCGAGTGGGAAACCCTGCCCGAGATTTGCTGTTTGGTCTCGGGGGCACTGGTGCAGGCGTTGAATATTGCCCAGGGACTGGAAGTGGATGCCGAGCGCATGCTGCACAACCTTGACCTGACCCATGGGCTGGTGCTGGCCGAAGCGGTCAGTATCGTGCTGGCACAGAGGGTAGGGCGTGAAACCGCGCATCATCTGCTGGAGCAATGCTGTAAGCGTGCGGTGGCTGAGCAGCGTCATCTGCGCTCAGTGCTGGACGACGAGCCTCAAATAAGCGCGCAGTTGAGCGCACAAGAACTGGATCGCTTGCTCGATCCGGCTAATTACCTCGGCCAGGCGGTGACATGGGTGGAGCGTGCCCGGGCTGAACATTTTGCATTGACGCCATAA
- the pcaD gene encoding 3-oxoadipate enol-lactonase has product MGRTQEGELNYRLDGPQGAPVLVLSNSLGTDLGMWDAQIPAFTEHFQVLRYDTRGHGQSLVSEGPYSIEQLGHDVLALLDTLNIERAHFCGLSMGGLIGQWLGIHAGGRLNKLVVCNTAAKIGEAAMWNPRIEMVLRDGPAAMAGLRDASIARWFTEDYVLAHPEQVKRITDMLAATSPQGYAANCAAVRDADFRDQLGAIKVPLLIIAGTEDAVTPPSGSHYIQEHVPGAQYAEFYAAHLSSVQAGDAFSQRVLAFLLND; this is encoded by the coding sequence GTGGGACGTACACAAGAAGGTGAACTGAACTACCGGCTTGACGGCCCGCAAGGCGCGCCGGTGCTGGTTCTCTCTAACTCGCTGGGTACCGACCTGGGGATGTGGGACGCGCAAATACCGGCGTTTACCGAGCATTTTCAGGTGCTGCGTTATGACACCCGTGGTCATGGCCAGTCGCTGGTGAGCGAGGGCCCTTACAGTATTGAGCAACTGGGGCATGACGTACTGGCGCTGCTGGATACGCTGAATATCGAGCGTGCTCACTTTTGCGGGTTGTCGATGGGCGGGTTGATCGGGCAGTGGCTGGGCATCCATGCCGGCGGGCGGCTGAACAAGCTGGTGGTGTGCAACACCGCGGCCAAAATTGGCGAAGCGGCGATGTGGAACCCGCGAATCGAAATGGTCCTGCGCGACGGCCCCGCGGCGATGGCCGGGCTGCGCGATGCCTCGATTGCCCGCTGGTTCACCGAGGATTACGTCCTGGCACATCCCGAGCAGGTCAAGCGCATCACCGATATGCTGGCCGCGACCTCACCTCAGGGCTACGCTGCCAACTGCGCGGCGGTACGCGATGCTGATTTTCGTGATCAGTTGGGTGCTATCAAGGTGCCGTTGCTGATCATTGCCGGAACTGAGGACGCCGTAACGCCGCCTTCCGGCAGCCACTATATTCAGGAGCACGTACCGGGCGCCCAGTACGCCGAGTTCTATGCCGCGCACCTGTCCAGCGTGCAGGCGGGTGATGCCTTCAGCCAAAGGGTGCTGGCCTTCCTGTTAAACGATTAA
- a CDS encoding MFS family transporter, which produces MTTETHYTGEERRKRIFAIVGASSGNLVEWFDFYVYAFCAIYFAPAFFPSDDPTVQLLNTAGVFAAGFLMRPIGGWLFGRVADKHGRKNSMMIAVLMMCAGSLVITFMPTYDSIGAWAPALLLVARLFQGLSVGGEYGTTATYMSEVAPKGERGFFASFQYVTLIGGQLLAVLVVVVLQQLLSEDELRAWGWRIPFFIGAVAALISLLLRRTLKETTSEESRKNKDAGSVGALFRDHKAAFITVLGYTAGGSLIFYTFTTYMQKFLVNTAGMQVKTASYIMTGALFLYMCMQPLFGMLADKIGRRNSMLWFGALGTLCTVPILLTLKTITSPFLAFVLITLALAIVSFYTSISGLVKAEMFPPHIRALGVGMAYAVANAIFGGTAEVVAFALKAKGMENTFYWYVTVMMVIAFLFSFRLPKQPKYLHHDL; this is translated from the coding sequence ATGACAACAGAAACTCACTACACGGGAGAAGAGCGTAGAAAAAGGATTTTTGCGATTGTCGGTGCCTCTTCCGGCAACCTGGTCGAATGGTTCGACTTCTACGTGTACGCTTTTTGTGCAATCTACTTTGCCCCGGCTTTTTTCCCTTCCGATGACCCGACCGTGCAGCTGCTCAACACTGCCGGCGTGTTTGCGGCAGGCTTTTTGATGCGTCCTATCGGTGGCTGGCTGTTTGGCCGGGTCGCCGATAAACACGGGCGCAAGAACTCGATGATGATCGCGGTACTGATGATGTGTGCCGGCTCGTTGGTTATTACTTTCATGCCGACCTACGACTCGATCGGGGCTTGGGCTCCGGCCTTGTTGCTGGTGGCCCGACTGTTTCAGGGCTTGTCGGTAGGCGGGGAGTACGGCACTACGGCCACTTACATGAGTGAAGTGGCGCCCAAAGGCGAGCGCGGTTTCTTCGCGTCTTTCCAGTACGTGACCCTGATCGGCGGGCAACTGCTGGCAGTGTTGGTGGTCGTCGTACTGCAGCAACTTTTATCAGAGGATGAACTGCGGGCCTGGGGCTGGCGCATTCCTTTCTTCATTGGTGCCGTGGCGGCGCTGATTTCGTTATTGCTGCGTCGTACCCTTAAAGAAACCACGAGCGAGGAGTCGCGCAAGAACAAGGATGCCGGCAGCGTTGGCGCTTTGTTCCGTGATCATAAAGCAGCGTTTATTACCGTGTTGGGCTACACCGCCGGTGGTTCGCTGATTTTCTACACCTTCACCACTTACATGCAGAAATTTCTGGTGAACACCGCCGGTATGCAAGTCAAAACTGCCAGTTACATCATGACCGGCGCACTTTTCCTATATATGTGCATGCAACCGCTGTTTGGCATGTTGGCTGACAAAATCGGCCGCCGTAACTCGATGTTGTGGTTTGGTGCTCTGGGTACGCTGTGCACGGTGCCGATCTTGCTGACGCTGAAAACCATTACCAGTCCATTTTTGGCCTTTGTGCTGATTACCCTGGCACTGGCCATTGTCAGTTTCTATACCTCGATCAGCGGGTTGGTGAAAGCCGAAATGTTTCCGCCGCACATCAGGGCGCTGGGAGTCGGTATGGCCTATGCCGTGGCCAACGCCATTTTTGGTGGTACGGCCGAGGTGGTGGCATTCGCGCTGAAGGCCAAAGGCATGGAAAACACCTTCTACTGGTACGTGACAGTGATGATGGTCATCGCATTCCTGTTCAGCTTCCGCCTGCCCAAACAGCCCAAGTACCTGCACCACGATTTGTGA